The nucleotide window CCGGGGGAGGAGCGGGCACGCAAGCTGGACGCGCTGGAGGGGCTTCGCCGCATGCTGACGGCGCGGGGGCTGCTGCCGGGATGGTGGTACGACCTGCGGGAGAAAGTCGAGCGCGGGGCGGTGTAGGCGTGCGCGGTTCGGCAGCGAAGCGCGTCCGCATCGGCGCCACCGGACAGCGGAAGCGGGACGACGTGCCTCCGCGACGGTGAGGGATCGGATGCGATGAATCGCACCCCTACAAGTCGTTGGTATTTCGCAGGTTGGGAGTGATGGGTGCGCGGAGCGCATCCGCGAATAAGCAGCGGGGCGGGACGACTGGTGTCGTCTCGCCCCGTCCATCGTCGTCCATCGACCGTCCGACGTTCATCTACCGTCCGGCGCTCACCTGGCTCCGTACATCTACAGACGACGGGACGCATGTCTGTCGCCCGGTGTTCATCTCCCGAAGCTACTCGACCTCGACGATCATGACGAAGCCGAGGGCGCCGGCGGCGCAGACGCTGATCATGCCGAACTGCTTGCCGCGGCGCTTCAGCTCGTTGAGGAGCGTGACCGTAATGCGGCCGCCGGTTGCGCCGAAGGGGTGGCCGATGGCGAGCGAGCCGCCCATCACGTTGATCTTGTCCTCGTCCGGGATGCCGATGGCCTTGGCACGGCCCAGGCGCTCCTGCGCAATCTTGTCCGAGTCGAACCACTGGAGGTTGGAGAGCACCTGCGCGGCGAACGCCTCGTGGATCTCCAGCAGGTCGATGTCCTTCATGGTCAGCCCTGCGCGCTCGAACGCGACCGGAGCGGCGAAGACCGGGCCCTGAAGCAGCTGGTCGGCCGGGTCCAGAGCGGCGTACGCGTACGAGCGGATGTAGCCGAGCGGCGTGTAGCCCAGCGCCTTGGCTTTCTCCTCGCTCATCAGCAGCACGGCGCTGCCGCCGTCGGTGAGCGGCGACGAGTTGCCGGCCGTCACGCTGCCGTACTTACGGTCGAACACGGGCTTCAGCGAGGCCAGCTTCTCCAGCGAGCTGTCCGCCCGGATGCCGTTGTCGCTGGTCACCACCTGCTCGTACTTGGGCGGGATGAACGCCGGCGCGATCTCGGCCGTGAGCCGCCCGTCCGCAGTGGCCGCCGCGGCGAGGGTGTGCGAGCGAAGAGCCCAGCGGTCCTGCTCCTCGCGCGTGATGCCGTTCTCCTTCGCCATCTTCTCGGCGCTCTCGCCCATGGTGAGCCCCGTCGTGGGCTCCGCGATGGCGGGGGTGACGGGGGCCAGGAAGGCGGGGCGGATCTGCGAGAAGGCCTTGATGCGGTCGCCCAGCGTGCGGGCCTTGCTGGCGCGCACCAGGATGTTGCGCATCTCCGGGCTGAACAGGATGGGCACGTCGGTGAGCGACTCGGCGCCGCCCGCGATCAC belongs to Longimicrobiaceae bacterium and includes:
- the fadI gene encoding acetyl-CoA C-acyltransferase FadI, with the protein product MNRMGRRVAIVEGCRTPFARSGTVFSNVSAVELGKIAVRELISRSELDVDQIDHVIYGTVVQSVQEPNIAREVTLGSGIPATVPAFTVGRACASSNQAITSGAEQIALGLADVVIAGGAESLTDVPILFSPEMRNILVRASKARTLGDRIKAFSQIRPAFLAPVTPAIAEPTTGLTMGESAEKMAKENGITREEQDRWALRSHTLAAAATADGRLTAEIAPAFIPPKYEQVVTSDNGIRADSSLEKLASLKPVFDRKYGSVTAGNSSPLTDGGSAVLLMSEEKAKALGYTPLGYIRSYAYAALDPADQLLQGPVFAAPVAFERAGLTMKDIDLLEIHEAFAAQVLSNLQWFDSDKIAQERLGRAKAIGIPDEDKINVMGGSLAIGHPFGATGGRITVTLLNELKRRGKQFGMISVCAAGALGFVMIVEVE